One part of the Algiphilus sp. genome encodes these proteins:
- a CDS encoding MBL fold metallo-hydrolase, producing the protein MRFTLVLLAVLMAGCVESRWDGEPSDHFDGRHFHNEEPFEEGLADLVRFFLSREPGTWQRELEPIDTPPPPRRVDSGTLRMTVIGHATVLVQADGVNLLTDPIWSDRASPLSWAGPHRYRPPGLAFEDLPPIDVVVISHNHYDHLDLPTLRRLDAEHDPTFIVPAGDQVILRENGITPVVPRDWGQGWEMPNGCRLTAVQVRHWSGRRILPSDRNLSLWTGYVMDTDGGPLYFAGDTGYESHFTETRRAHGPLRAALLPIGAYRPRWLTEYQHLSPGDAVQAHLDLQSPFSVGIHHGTFKLANDDMNEAADTLDERTAERGLAPDVFPPGREGTTYPVPPLPEATPCSSQGIS; encoded by the coding sequence TTGCGATTCACCCTGGTACTGCTGGCCGTGCTCATGGCCGGCTGCGTCGAGAGCCGCTGGGACGGCGAGCCCAGCGACCATTTCGACGGGCGGCATTTCCACAACGAGGAGCCCTTCGAAGAGGGGCTGGCCGATCTGGTGCGCTTCTTCCTGTCGCGCGAGCCGGGGACGTGGCAGCGCGAGCTGGAGCCCATCGACACGCCGCCACCCCCGCGCCGGGTGGACAGCGGCACCCTGCGCATGACGGTCATCGGCCATGCCACGGTGCTGGTGCAGGCCGACGGCGTGAACCTTCTGACCGATCCCATCTGGTCCGATCGCGCGTCGCCGCTGTCGTGGGCGGGGCCGCACCGCTACCGGCCGCCGGGGCTGGCGTTCGAGGATCTGCCGCCCATTGACGTCGTGGTCATCAGCCACAACCACTACGATCATCTCGACCTGCCCACCCTGCGGCGGCTGGACGCCGAGCACGATCCCACCTTCATCGTGCCCGCGGGCGATCAGGTGATCCTGCGCGAGAACGGCATCACGCCGGTGGTGCCGCGCGACTGGGGGCAGGGCTGGGAGATGCCCAACGGCTGCCGGCTGACGGCGGTGCAGGTGCGGCACTGGTCGGGCCGCCGCATCCTGCCCTCGGACCGCAATCTCAGCCTGTGGACCGGCTACGTCATGGATACCGACGGCGGGCCGCTCTACTTTGCCGGCGACACCGGCTACGAGTCGCACTTCACCGAGACCCGTCGCGCGCACGGGCCGCTCCGGGCGGCGCTGCTGCCCATCGGCGCCTATCGGCCGCGCTGGCTGACCGAGTACCAGCACCTGTCGCCCGGCGACGCGGTGCAGGCGCACCTGGACCTGCAGTCGCCGTTCAGCGTCGGCATCCATCATGGTACTTTCAAGCTCGCGAATGACGACATGAACGAGGCGGCCGACACGCTGGACGAGCGAACCGCGGAGCGCGGACTGGCGCCCGACGTTTTCCCGCCCGGCCGGGAAGGCACGACCTACCCGGTTCCCCCACTACCAGAGGCAACTCCATGCAGCTCGCAAGGCATCTCCTGA
- a CDS encoding cyclopropane-fatty-acyl-phospholipid synthase family protein, with translation MDLIDACELGWIPDALARTGMRRLITRRLADEANQDGEVRVERMHAFVQELRASPIAINTGDANAQHYEVPAQFFHQHLGPRLKYSCCLYPTGSEDLAQAEEAMLRLYAERAGVAEGQRILDLGCGWGSLGLWVAEHYPGAQVVGLSNSVGQREWIMAQAAARGLDNLTIVTGDITEFDFPADGVEAGFDRIISIEMFEHMKNYGALLAKLAGWLRDADSRLFVHIFAHKLLAYHFEDRSRDDWMTRYFFSGGTMPSENLFLHFQDDLKVVRQWWVSGQHYERTANQWLAGMDGNRDAILATFRDSDYRAEPEIWFQRWRMFYMAVAELFGMDHGNEWGVAHYLFAPRS, from the coding sequence ATGGATCTGATCGATGCCTGCGAACTGGGCTGGATTCCCGACGCGCTTGCCCGCACCGGCATGCGCCGGCTCATCACGCGCCGGCTTGCCGACGAGGCCAACCAGGATGGCGAGGTGCGCGTCGAGCGCATGCACGCCTTCGTCCAGGAGCTGCGCGCGTCGCCCATCGCCATCAACACCGGCGATGCCAACGCCCAGCACTACGAGGTGCCGGCGCAGTTCTTCCATCAGCATCTGGGGCCGCGGCTGAAGTATTCCTGCTGCCTGTACCCCACCGGCAGCGAGGATCTGGCGCAGGCCGAGGAGGCCATGCTGCGGCTCTACGCCGAGCGTGCCGGCGTGGCCGAGGGGCAGCGCATTCTCGACCTGGGCTGCGGCTGGGGCTCGCTGGGGCTGTGGGTGGCCGAGCACTATCCGGGCGCGCAGGTGGTGGGCCTGTCGAACTCGGTTGGTCAGCGCGAGTGGATCATGGCGCAGGCGGCGGCGCGCGGTCTGGACAACCTGACCATCGTCACCGGTGACATCACGGAGTTCGACTTCCCGGCGGACGGCGTCGAGGCGGGCTTCGACCGCATCATCTCCATCGAGATGTTCGAGCACATGAAGAACTACGGCGCGCTGCTGGCCAAGCTCGCCGGCTGGCTGCGCGATGCCGACAGCCGCCTGTTCGTGCACATCTTCGCGCACAAGCTGCTGGCCTATCACTTCGAGGACCGCTCGCGCGACGACTGGATGACGCGCTACTTCTTCAGCGGCGGCACCATGCCGTCGGAGAACCTCTTCCTGCACTTCCAGGACGACCTGAAGGTGGTCCGGCAGTGGTGGGTCAGCGGTCAGCACTACGAGCGCACGGCGAATCAGTGGCTGGCCGGCATGGACGGCAACCGCGACGCCATCCTGGCCACCTTCCGCGATTCCGACTACCGCGCCGAGCCGGAGATCTGGTTCCAGCGCTGGCGCATGTTCTACATGGCGGTGGCCGAGCTGTTCGGCATGGACCACGGCAACGAGTGGGGCGTTGCCCACTATCTGTTCGCCCCCCGGAGCTGA